TCGCCCGCACGTCCTGAGGCGCCTAACGGCGCCGCCCACCAAAGGGGTCGGGTCCATTTTGGCAGAACTTCTTGATATCAAACGGTTCTGTCAAAATGGACCCGACCCCTTTGGCATTTATCCCTCGTACGCCGCGGGGCCCTCGGGCTTGAGCTCGCGACCCATGAGCAGGCCGGTCGCCTCCTCGGGCGCGATCCTCCCGGAGACGACCATGTCGACCATCTCGCAGATGGGCATCTCGACGCCGCAGTGACGCGCGAGCTCCACCACGGCGGGCAGCGCGTTCAGGCCCTCGACGACGGCGCCCACCTGCGCCACCGCCTCGTCCACGGGGACGCCCGCACCGAGCAGCTTCCCGCAGCGGAGGTTGCGGCTGTGAAGGCTGCCGGCGGTGACCACCAGGTCGCCGGTGCAGGCGAGCCCGAAGAACGTCTCCTGGTCGCAGCCCAGCGCCGTGCCCAGGCGGCGCATCTCGGCCAGGCCGCGGGTGATGAGCGCGGCGGACGAGTTGTCACCAAAGCCGAGCCCGCGCGCGATGCCGCACGCGAGCGCGATCACGTTCTTGATGGCGCCGCAGAGCTCCACGCCGTGGACGTCGGAGCTGGTGTAGACGCGCAGGACGTCGCCGGAGAAGAGCCTCTGGACGAGAAGGGCCGCCCCCTCGTCATGGCTCGCCGCCACGATGGCGGTCGGCATGTCGAAGGCGACCTCCTCGGCGTGGCTGGGACCGGAGAGCGCCACCGTGATGGGGTCGACGTCAGCGCGCAGACGGGCGACCTCGCCGGCGATGACCTCGGT
Above is a genomic segment from Olsenella timonensis containing:
- a CDS encoding NAD(P)H-dependent glycerol-3-phosphate dehydrogenase — protein: MAEAVRRARVGVLGSGAWGLALARLFSNEGHDVVVWSESAQTVERLRDARVIPLPGDPELPEEVALTTSVEEAVSDKDVVVFVTSSRFVRPMAASAAPHLRPDTVLVCATKGLEEGTFDTMTEVIAGEVARLRADVDPITVALSGPSHAEEVAFDMPTAIVAASHDEGAALLVQRLFSGDVLRVYTSSDVHGVELCGAIKNVIALACGIARGLGFGDNSSAALITRGLAEMRRLGTALGCDQETFFGLACTGDLVVTAGSLHSRNLRCGKLLGAGVPVDEAVAQVGAVVEGLNALPAVVELARHCGVEMPICEMVDMVVSGRIAPEEATGLLMGRELKPEGPAAYEG